Proteins encoded by one window of Gordonia jinghuaiqii:
- the hpxO gene encoding FAD-dependent urate hydroxylase HpxO, with translation MKAVIIGAGMGGASAAIALKQLGLEVEVYEQVTENKPVGAAISVWSNGVRCLNHLGLEEETAALGGIVDSMSYVDAFTGETMCRFSMQPLIDEVGQRPYPIARAELQLMLMNAFGHDDINFGKKMVAVHDGPAQATVEFADGTSASGDIVIGADGAKSLTRDYVLGSPVERRYAGYVNFNGLVPVDERIGPATEWTTYVGDSRRVSVMPVAGNRFYFFFDVPMPEGVPFERGTAREVLAEEFAAWAPGVHTLIGALEPGATNRVEIYDTDPFHTWVRGRVAVLGDAAHNTTPDIGQGGCSAMEDAVALQFAFRDNPDDPHAALAAYEASRTERAADLVLRARKRCDVTHGKEPEKTAAWYEELRHEDGTNVIRGIVGNIVGGPLTA, from the coding sequence GTGAAGGCAGTCATCATCGGCGCGGGTATGGGCGGGGCGTCCGCGGCCATCGCACTCAAACAGCTGGGACTCGAGGTCGAGGTCTACGAGCAGGTCACCGAGAACAAACCCGTCGGTGCGGCGATCTCGGTGTGGTCCAACGGCGTCAGGTGCCTCAACCATCTCGGCCTGGAAGAGGAGACCGCCGCGCTCGGCGGCATCGTCGACTCGATGAGTTACGTCGACGCCTTCACCGGAGAGACCATGTGTCGCTTCAGCATGCAGCCGCTCATCGACGAGGTCGGGCAACGGCCCTACCCCATCGCGCGCGCCGAACTGCAGCTGATGCTGATGAACGCCTTCGGTCACGACGACATCAACTTCGGCAAGAAGATGGTGGCCGTGCACGACGGCCCTGCCCAGGCGACCGTCGAGTTCGCCGACGGCACCAGCGCCAGTGGCGACATCGTGATCGGCGCCGACGGCGCGAAGTCGCTGACCCGCGACTACGTGCTCGGCAGCCCGGTGGAGCGGCGCTATGCCGGTTACGTCAACTTCAACGGTCTCGTCCCGGTGGACGAGAGAATCGGTCCGGCCACCGAATGGACCACCTACGTGGGTGATTCACGACGGGTGTCGGTGATGCCGGTGGCCGGCAACCGTTTCTACTTCTTCTTCGACGTCCCCATGCCCGAAGGCGTCCCGTTCGAACGCGGCACCGCCCGCGAGGTGCTCGCCGAGGAGTTCGCCGCGTGGGCCCCCGGCGTGCACACCCTCATCGGCGCACTGGAGCCGGGCGCCACCAACCGCGTGGAGATTTACGACACCGATCCGTTCCACACCTGGGTGAGGGGTCGCGTGGCAGTCCTGGGCGACGCCGCGCACAACACCACGCCGGACATCGGCCAGGGCGGATGCTCGGCGATGGAAGACGCCGTCGCGTTGCAATTCGCCTTCCGCGACAATCCCGATGACCCGCACGCCGCGCTGGCCGCCTACGAGGCATCGCGCACCGAACGCGCCGCGGACCTCGTGCTCCGGGCCCGCAAGCGTTGCGACGTGACGCACGGCAAGGAGCCGGAGAAGACTGCCGCCTGGTACGAGGAACTGCGACATGAGGACGGCACCAACGTCATCCGCGGCATCGTCGGCAATATCGTGGGCGGGCCCCTGACCGCATAG